A portion of the Intestinibacillus sp. Marseille-P6563 genome contains these proteins:
- a CDS encoding TFIIB-type zinc ribbon-containing protein, which produces MKRKVAKVVCPKCGTTILVNPNNSMFTCTECGKQTEIRSAKRPIRRNIQIE; this is translated from the coding sequence ATGAAAAGAAAAGTAGCTAAAGTAGTGTGCCCTAAGTGCGGAACAACTATTCTGGTAAATCCAAACAATTCGATGTTTACTTGCACTGAATGCGGAAAGCAAACAGAAATACGATCCGCAAAAAGGCCAATCCGCAGAAACATCCAGATTGAATAA
- a CDS encoding phage antirepressor KilAC domain-containing protein → MNELQIFQNAEFGTIRTIEENGKVLFCGSDVAKALGYKNPTKAIADHCKGTVERRANDSLGRQQNMKFITEGDIYRLGAKSELPGADKFECWIFDEVLPSIRKHGAYMTPETLEAAIMNPDTLIKIATALKDEQEKRKALEIANSELTVDNQIMKPKADYFDEIVDRNLLTNFRETAKQLNVPPRKFVSFLIEKKYAYRDKKGKLQPYQQYVESGLFCLKECLNEKTGWGGTQTLITPKGRETFRLLFIAA, encoded by the coding sequence ATGAATGAATTGCAAATTTTCCAGAATGCAGAGTTTGGAACGATTCGAACAATCGAGGAAAACGGCAAAGTGCTGTTCTGCGGGTCGGATGTGGCTAAGGCATTGGGATATAAGAATCCTACAAAAGCCATTGCAGACCACTGCAAAGGAACTGTGGAGAGACGGGCTAACGATTCGTTAGGTCGTCAGCAGAATATGAAATTTATCACCGAAGGCGATATTTACCGCTTGGGGGCAAAGTCTGAGTTACCGGGTGCAGATAAGTTTGAATGCTGGATTTTTGATGAAGTCCTCCCCTCTATCCGCAAGCATGGCGCATACATGACACCTGAAACACTGGAAGCTGCAATCATGAATCCTGATACACTTATCAAGATTGCAACTGCGCTCAAGGATGAACAAGAGAAGCGCAAGGCATTGGAAATCGCCAATTCCGAACTAACTGTTGACAACCAGATCATGAAACCCAAAGCGGACTATTTCGATGAAATCGTAGATAGGAACCTACTTACCAATTTCCGCGAAACGGCAAAGCAACTTAATGTGCCGCCGAGAAAGTTTGTAAGCTTCCTGATCGAAAAGAAATATGCCTATCGAGATAAGAAAGGTAAGCTCCAACCGTACCAGCAGTATGTGGAAAGCGGCCTGTTCTGCCTGAAAGAGTGCTTGAATGAAAAGACCGGATGGGGAGGAACACAAACACTCATTACGCCGAAGGGACGTGAAACGTTTCGGCTGCTGTTTATTGCTGCGTAA
- a CDS encoding DUF6378 domain-containing protein, producing MKFRNPKTGKVYDVKCNNCNESGFCADIECKNCPIETKTTRLCSDWVNANPHEAARLMGYEVIEDEEQKTDKDKPTRASILDEAKRCVCGQREQDYGKAEDNFSLIASLWEPYIRTRCVSDGADVCIMPEDVAMLMALLKIARICSGTGTQDSFVDLAGLCCMRRRDCRR from the coding sequence ATGAAATTCAGAAACCCGAAAACCGGAAAAGTTTATGACGTGAAATGCAATAACTGCAATGAATCTGGGTTTTGCGCAGATATAGAGTGCAAAAATTGCCCGATAGAAACAAAAACAACAAGATTGTGCTCTGATTGGGTAAATGCAAATCCGCACGAAGCCGCCCGCCTGATGGGCTATGAAGTCATCGAGGACGAAGAACAGAAAACAGACAAGGACAAGCCCACTCGAGCATCCATCCTTGACGAAGCGAAGCGCTGTGTGTGCGGCCAGCGCGAACAGGACTATGGAAAAGCGGAGGACAATTTCAGTCTGATCGCCAGCCTGTGGGAACCATACATCCGTACACGGTGCGTGAGTGATGGCGCAGATGTATGCATCATGCCGGAGGACGTTGCTATGCTCATGGCGTTGCTCAAAATCGCTCGGATTTGCAGCGGTACAGGGACACAGGACAGTTTTGTAGATTTGGCCGGGTTATGCTGCATGCGGCGGCGAGATTGCAGGAGGTAA
- a CDS encoding BRO family protein: MNQTSTLQILKSETFGTVKCDFYGDGNQVYMTREQIGTALGYSNPKRAISDIHKRHKERLDKFSRVTQIAYPSGGKQDVYIYNRKGVMEICRWSQQEKADAFIEGGVIPLASAMGI, from the coding sequence ATGAATCAAACGTCTACGTTGCAAATTTTGAAGTCCGAAACATTTGGAACAGTAAAATGTGATTTCTATGGCGACGGAAATCAAGTATACATGACCCGAGAGCAAATCGGAACTGCTTTAGGATATTCCAACCCCAAACGCGCCATTTCAGATATTCACAAGAGACACAAGGAAAGACTGGACAAGTTCTCAAGGGTAACGCAGATTGCGTACCCCTCCGGTGGAAAACAAGATGTGTATATCTACAACAGAAAAGGCGTTATGGAAATCTGCCGATGGAGTCAACAGGAAAAAGCTGATGCTTTTATCGAAGGCGGCGTAATACCCCTTGCTTCAGCTATGGGGATATAA
- a CDS encoding tyrosine-type recombinase/integrase, with protein sequence MPTIQDFEKGIQKYFRSCAFLADSSVTQRRLVCDKLIEYMSDRKNEQITVETLIDFRNSMDEFKPSTINKYMRILKSIFAWMLDMGIWYGGNPVRKNMEVPQHQHEIKNVLNDNDMMRIVRRREDAEKSIVYLRRRAITLLLVTSAMRESELIELRPIDLNWDKGTIYIANGKGGKDRTVLFYSVAQEAVKEYMKFRPESATDQDAVFLANDWRGAHKLDRRSIITDVKEYIRSTTGRTDISPHSLRHTAARYMLSNGVPMAEIQALLGHSTSAITEHYAKLLAPDVTPINSASTAFDKVYPHGTSV encoded by the coding sequence ATGCCTACAATTCAAGATTTCGAAAAAGGGATTCAAAAATATTTTCGGTCGTGCGCTTTTTTAGCTGATTCATCCGTAACCCAACGTCGTCTTGTATGTGATAAACTGATCGAATATATGAGCGACAGAAAGAATGAGCAAATCACCGTCGAAACATTGATTGACTTCCGCAACAGCATGGATGAATTTAAGCCCAGCACGATAAACAAATATATGCGTATCCTAAAATCTATCTTCGCTTGGATGCTTGATATGGGTATATGGTATGGAGGAAATCCGGTGAGAAAGAACATGGAAGTTCCTCAGCATCAGCACGAAATCAAGAATGTTCTGAACGATAACGATATGATGCGAATTGTCAGGAGACGCGAAGATGCAGAAAAGAGTATTGTATACTTACGTAGACGTGCTATTACTCTGCTGCTTGTCACATCTGCCATGCGCGAATCTGAGTTGATCGAATTGCGTCCCATTGATTTAAACTGGGATAAAGGCACAATATATATTGCTAATGGTAAAGGCGGAAAAGATCGTACTGTGCTATTTTATAGTGTTGCGCAGGAAGCCGTAAAGGAATATATGAAGTTTCGTCCCGAATCTGCCACAGACCAAGATGCAGTATTCTTGGCAAATGATTGGAGAGGTGCACATAAGTTGGACCGGCGCAGCATCATTACGGATGTAAAAGAATACATTCGAAGCACAACAGGACGGACGGATATTTCTCCCCACTCGCTTCGTCATACTGCTGCTAGATATATGTTATCGAATGGTGTTCCAATGGCAGAGATTCAAGCACTGCTTGGACATTCTACAAGTGCAATCACAGAACATTATGCGAAGCTTCTCGCGCCCGATGTCACTCCGATCAATTCAGCATCAACAGCGTTTGACAAAGTATATCCCCACGGAACATCTGTTTGA
- a CDS encoding phage antirepressor KilAC domain-containing protein: MEENYITEIINISGVECFEKDGTAYLKLESVARGLGFTKTETKNGVEYNTIRWERVFGFLDEFGFDHKWAKDGFIPENIFYRLAMKAKNAAAEAFQAKIADEVIPSIRKHGGYIAGQEEMSAEELMAKALMVAQKTLAEREARISALTVENQIMAPKAAYFDELVDRNLLTGLRETAKELGIQQNKFVSFLLEKKYLYRDRKGKLMPYQTHVDDEIFELKECYNEKTQWGGTQTMVTPKGRETFRLLMVGVA, from the coding sequence ATGGAAGAAAATTACATCACCGAGATTATCAACATCAGTGGGGTCGAGTGCTTTGAAAAAGATGGCACGGCCTATCTCAAACTGGAAAGTGTGGCACGCGGATTAGGATTCACTAAGACGGAAACCAAAAATGGGGTTGAGTACAACACGATTCGTTGGGAGCGCGTCTTTGGATTTTTGGATGAATTTGGTTTCGACCACAAGTGGGCGAAAGATGGTTTCATCCCGGAAAACATTTTCTATCGCCTTGCGATGAAAGCGAAGAACGCCGCAGCCGAAGCTTTCCAAGCGAAGATCGCAGATGAAGTTATTCCTTCCATCCGCAAGCACGGTGGATATATCGCTGGTCAAGAGGAAATGAGCGCCGAAGAACTAATGGCAAAGGCGTTGATGGTTGCGCAAAAGACGCTGGCCGAGCGCGAAGCCCGTATCTCTGCACTGACAGTAGAAAATCAAATCATGGCTCCCAAAGCTGCATACTTTGATGAACTGGTTGATCGTAATTTGCTGACCGGTTTGCGTGAAACCGCAAAAGAACTTGGCATCCAGCAGAATAAGTTTGTTTCATTCCTGTTAGAGAAAAAGTATTTGTACCGAGACAGGAAAGGCAAGCTAATGCCGTATCAGACCCATGTGGATGATGAAATTTTTGAGTTGAAAGAATGCTACAATGAAAAAACACAATGGGGCGGTACGCAAACTATGGTCACGCCCAAAGGGCGTGAGACATTCCGACTCTTGATGGTAGGAGTCGCTTAA
- a CDS encoding CopG family transcriptional regulator, with translation MSPRTGRPKAENPLNVNLKVRFDQETNNRLLDYCEKHGVTRTEAIRRGIHLLLEQEK, from the coding sequence ATGAGCCCTCGCACAGGGCGTCCAAAAGCAGAAAATCCATTAAATGTAAATTTAAAGGTGCGTTTTGACCAAGAAACCAATAATCGATTGTTGGATTATTGCGAAAAGCATGGGGTTACACGCACAGAAGCGATTCGTCGTGGGATACATTTGCTTTTGGAACAAGAAAAATAA
- a CDS encoding LPD29 domain-containing protein: MRRLILHRTDGIRGYTVEKHFSIFTFHVYYCRAAAVHGVGDLRKEKTTMNATYTLNAEKNGVEIRFDRKPAADVLEAIKAAGYRWSRAQRLWWARQSEKTLKIAMQIANAESAETVTSVTAESIPDLWERTRWTPGPGGDDCHARFVGSNYKRGMSNKEIAATVKKHLSQRFPGTKWSVTTAGYNSVNVYLVSAPYENAKGCENMREWAEKSPELSAIEDYARQLLKSYNYDDSDSMTDYFDVNFYETVGIAYNYKQTEPTEAQTQEIEAFRARIAEEQRKEEERQKREWEEEKARRAEAAKEFERREAEAHAAIEALKAAATVRALEESEQYIIPSAPLTRKASDLNEAREAAEENAVDISDCIILEEITAPAELLNAWGEKALLHDVPELFRAVGGSRTFDARIGSMIDCHNMDADERESVKWYTLATAIYTTTGELWAVVDDEGYNYARYIAVAPWDGCAERLPIPAEPEQNPEVLDAARCIEDISAETIEKLDLCGGDWKTSEDYKNAMEPHMDTITREIVQAVSIDDLKMWLYRRMSERNSIRERLTRANIPTGERVTIIKESEFGGVSTTAATWSSWEPVRYAQYDDAAKIIVKPKHKRGLHYMTLHRGPSVLIVSGNINLPDSLFWEDLPGTMEGVTMRKSRFTSCDPAAMEAVREYLREHGAKIYIDYNGK; encoded by the coding sequence TTGCGACGGCTCATTTTACATCGAACTGACGGCATAAGGGGGTATACAGTTGAAAAACATTTTAGTATTTTTACTTTTCACGTTTATTATTGCCGCGCCGCTGCTGTGCATGGCGTGGGGGATTTAAGAAAGGAGAAAACAACAATGAACGCAACATACACACTGAACGCCGAAAAGAATGGCGTAGAAATCCGCTTTGACAGAAAGCCCGCCGCCGATGTGCTGGAAGCAATCAAGGCCGCCGGTTATCGGTGGAGCCGCGCGCAGCGTTTATGGTGGGCGCGGCAGTCTGAAAAGACTCTGAAAATCGCAATGCAGATTGCAAACGCTGAGAGCGCGGAAACCGTTACAAGCGTAACCGCCGAAAGCATTCCCGATCTTTGGGAGCGCACGCGCTGGACCCCCGGCCCTGGTGGCGATGATTGCCACGCGCGTTTTGTTGGCAGCAACTACAAGCGCGGCATGTCTAACAAGGAAATTGCCGCAACGGTCAAAAAGCATCTGTCCCAGCGTTTTCCCGGTACAAAATGGAGCGTGACGACGGCGGGTTATAACTCCGTTAATGTCTATCTTGTTTCGGCCCCCTACGAAAACGCTAAAGGCTGTGAAAATATGCGGGAATGGGCTGAAAAGTCCCCGGAATTATCTGCTATTGAAGATTACGCGCGCCAACTGCTGAAATCTTATAACTACGATGATTCGGACAGCATGACAGACTATTTTGATGTTAACTTTTATGAGACTGTCGGAATCGCTTACAACTACAAACAGACCGAACCCACCGAAGCACAGACGCAGGAAATCGAAGCTTTCCGCGCCCGAATTGCAGAAGAACAGCGCAAGGAAGAAGAACGCCAGAAACGCGAATGGGAAGAAGAAAAAGCACGCCGCGCAGAAGCCGCAAAAGAATTTGAACGGCGGGAAGCCGAAGCCCATGCAGCTATTGAAGCATTGAAAGCAGCGGCGACCGTCCGCGCGCTGGAAGAATCAGAACAATATATCATCCCCAGCGCACCGCTTACGCGTAAAGCGTCCGATCTGAATGAAGCTCGCGAAGCCGCAGAAGAAAACGCGGTTGATATTTCTGATTGCATTATTTTGGAAGAAATCACCGCACCCGCCGAACTGCTCAACGCATGGGGCGAAAAAGCTTTGTTGCATGATGTACCCGAACTTTTCCGCGCCGTAGGCGGTAGCCGCACATTTGACGCCCGTATTGGCTCAATGATTGACTGCCATAACATGGACGCAGACGAGCGCGAAAGCGTGAAATGGTATACACTCGCAACCGCTATCTATACCACGACCGGCGAACTTTGGGCGGTTGTAGATGATGAAGGCTATAACTATGCCCGTTATATCGCCGTCGCGCCGTGGGATGGTTGCGCCGAACGTCTGCCCATCCCCGCCGAACCGGAACAAAACCCGGAGGTTCTCGACGCGGCGCGCTGCATTGAGGACATCAGCGCAGAAACCATTGAAAAATTAGACTTATGCGGCGGCGATTGGAAAACGTCAGAGGACTACAAAAACGCAATGGAGCCGCATATGGACACGATCACAAGGGAAATTGTCCAAGCGGTATCTATTGATGATCTTAAAATGTGGCTTTATCGCCGCATGTCTGAACGCAACTCAATCCGCGAACGGCTTACACGCGCAAACATTCCCACCGGCGAGCGGGTGACGATCATCAAAGAAAGTGAATTCGGTGGCGTATCGACTACGGCTGCAACGTGGTCGAGCTGGGAGCCTGTACGCTATGCGCAATATGATGACGCGGCTAAAATCATCGTCAAGCCCAAACACAAGCGCGGATTGCATTACATGACGCTGCACCGTGGGCCGTCCGTGCTAATTGTGTCCGGTAATATCAATTTACCTGATTCGCTCTTTTGGGAGGATTTGCCCGGCACTATGGAAGGCGTAACAATGCGGAAAAGCCGCTTTACATCATGCGACCCGGCAGCAATGGAAGCGGTACGCGAGTATTTGCGCGAGCATGGCGCGAAAATCTATATTGACTATAACGGGAAATAA
- a CDS encoding DUF6440 family protein, whose product MDKLPKSEKIFYAVLLLIFILCWVAMIWDRATSEDLNRFQQVYMHNGNEIYVDTETNVMYFKRYDGMSIMTDADGKPLIWEGN is encoded by the coding sequence ATGGATAAACTTCCAAAATCTGAAAAAATATTTTATGCAGTGTTGCTTTTGATTTTTATTTTGTGCTGGGTTGCAATGATTTGGGATAGGGCAACATCAGAGGACTTGAATAGATTCCAACAAGTATATATGCATAACGGGAACGAAATCTACGTAGATACAGAAACAAATGTAATGTATTTCAAAAGATACGATGGGATGTCTATTATGACAGATGCAGATGGGAAACCTTTGATTTGGGAGGGTAATTAA
- a CDS encoding Panacea domain-containing protein, translating to MSEKTSNCICTRCFHSYVCEKYNADRDAARDRCAYNNDHFVGFDAININVQDSKASSSDYLRGTAPYKVKHIAGYIILRHNQYRIAIQNLRLQYILYAAWIEYSYHNNRSLFNEDFYAMNFGPACLDVYWKYCAWGGMDISVSEALLYEDRLHLDTEDIDFLDRIVGKYAHISTHDLSEWTRMEGSPWHHIYKELHRPNRRIPFDMIRRMGQTFNSYNNTVN from the coding sequence ATGTCTGAGAAAACATCCAATTGCATTTGTACGCGCTGTTTCCATAGCTATGTTTGCGAAAAATACAATGCGGATAGAGATGCAGCCCGTGACAGATGTGCATATAATAACGATCACTTTGTTGGATTCGATGCAATAAATATCAATGTGCAAGACTCCAAAGCGAGTTCATCCGATTATCTACGTGGTACGGCTCCATACAAAGTAAAGCATATCGCGGGCTACATTATATTACGACACAATCAATATCGGATTGCGATTCAAAATCTGCGATTGCAGTACATATTGTATGCAGCATGGATTGAGTATTCATACCATAATAATAGGAGTTTGTTCAACGAAGATTTCTATGCGATGAATTTTGGGCCAGCGTGCCTTGATGTATATTGGAAATACTGCGCATGGGGCGGGATGGATATATCTGTGAGCGAAGCTTTACTATATGAAGATAGGCTGCACTTAGATACCGAAGATATAGATTTCCTTGACCGAATTGTTGGAAAGTATGCGCATATATCCACTCATGATCTGAGTGAATGGACGCGCATGGAGGGTTCGCCATGGCATCATATATATAAAGAGTTGCATAGACCGAATAGAAGGATTCCATTCGATATGATAAGAAGAATGGGGCAAACATTTAATTCATATAATAATACTGTGAATTAA
- a CDS encoding replication/maintenance protein RepL — protein MRKRIQTYTTVDNLTGEITNQYSVFTSGKEPEQPYVKVYIGSGVDVFSRSKTESLILQYIIQQSAPTGRKPEVIVNSHIKREIAEAAECTVGNVEYALKKLIAAHIIIRVAKGTYILNPFVLGRGSWERIHSMRVGIEESPTKPKEKPATTD, from the coding sequence ATGCGAAAGAGGATACAGACGTATACGACGGTTGATAATTTGACGGGGGAGATAACGAATCAATACTCTGTCTTTACTTCGGGGAAGGAGCCGGAGCAGCCTTATGTGAAGGTGTACATTGGGAGCGGGGTAGATGTATTCTCACGTTCAAAGACTGAAAGCTTGATCTTGCAGTACATCATCCAGCAAAGCGCGCCCACGGGGAGGAAACCGGAGGTCATTGTAAATTCCCATATCAAGCGAGAGATTGCGGAAGCTGCCGAATGCACGGTTGGCAATGTCGAGTATGCTTTGAAGAAGCTGATTGCTGCTCACATCATCATCCGAGTGGCGAAGGGGACGTATATTTTAAATCCGTTTGTTCTTGGTAGGGGGAGTTGGGAACGTATTCATAGCATGAGGGTAGGAATTGAAGAATCACCGACCAAGCCAAAAGAGAAACCGGCCACTACCGATTGA
- a CDS encoding helix-turn-helix transcriptional regulator, whose translation MLMLKQLRQQAGLSQSRLADLCGLSRRTIEDIERRGDCRISTARIICDALNISLDDFYTTDEE comes from the coding sequence ATGCTTATGCTCAAGCAATTACGCCAACAGGCTGGTCTATCACAATCCAGGCTTGCAGATTTATGTGGCCTGTCACGAAGAACCATAGAAGATATTGAGCGACGCGGAGATTGCCGCATATCTACGGCGCGCATAATATGCGATGCACTCAATATCAGTCTGGATGACTTTTATACTACGGATGAGGAATAA
- a CDS encoding helix-turn-helix domain-containing protein yields MIRYKFDVLESLKKTGITTYSLTKIYKMSPAIVQKLRENDCNISVLTINKLCGMLQCQPGDLLEWLPDDK; encoded by the coding sequence ATGATTAGATATAAGTTTGACGTGCTGGAAAGTTTGAAGAAAACCGGAATCACGACGTATTCACTAACAAAAATCTATAAAATGTCCCCAGCAATAGTGCAAAAGCTGCGGGAAAACGATTGCAATATTAGTGTATTGACGATCAATAAACTATGTGGAATGTTACAATGTCAACCAGGCGATTTGTTGGAATGGTTGCCCGATGATAAATAA